The following DNA comes from Musa acuminata AAA Group cultivar baxijiao chromosome BXJ1-4, Cavendish_Baxijiao_AAA, whole genome shotgun sequence.
ACGAGCTTGGCGTTGATGCTATTGCTACCGATCGTCGCCATGGTTTCCGTTCCAGGATAACGAAGGTTCCGATTGAGTCGAGGAAAGTCTCTACCGACTCTGATAGACTTTGGATGGAGAATGGAAGACGAACCTGCGAGAGGACAGAGAAGGAGGGGGTCGGTTGCTTCGGCGTTTGACTAATTACCTGTCGCCTCCTTCGCGTGTGACGTATTAACTCCAGCCAGGTAAGCAGATCGTCAGTCGACTGTCTCTATCCGACAGGATTCATCTTCTTTTCAACTAGAAGACGCTCTCCATCGCAGAAAGGGTGGACCCCGTCGACACGCCATGTGGGCATAAAAAGCAGGGACCCAATGATGTTCAGCAATCATCGTGCTGCCACAGGGAGTGTTATACATCAAGGAATGCAGCGGATCCGCATAGTGGTATGCTGTCGCTCTCCGCTGTTGCGGGTTATATCCTGTGCATAGAAGCCAAAACTTTTAACTGCCACCGCGTCAGCTGGCAAACTAATCATACGTGGAAGGGTTCCTGCGAATGACAGAGCAACTCTCCTCCATAATCAAAGCGTCAAGTGTTGAAAGCGATTATTATTTGAACGGCCATAAGGAGCGACGAGAAATGGGTTCCAAACTGATAGATGTATTTTTTTTAAGATAGATTATGGCatcggtcatcatcatcatcatcatcatcatcatcatcatcatcattcaatgctttttgaataataaaatatttcataaatcaatcaAAACCACAAAAGTGGCTAACACATGTATCATTATTTCGAAAATAAGTGAGACAGAATCATTGGAATACTTAATCTTGCACTATTAAGACTGACATCATGATACAAAAAATTCTTTATCTTTTtctaaagcatataagaaatataaattaaaatcacATATAAAATCTAATATATCAtggatgcatattttaatttattttttccatTATATTTCGACTCTggtctttcttcttttatttatttatttatttatttatttataatcactctttcttgttcttcttcctctttcacttttctttttttcttttatttctccTTCCCTTCGTCGCCCTCAATCTGTGGCTGAGTGACAGCAACcttgtttttgtgtttttggcTCAATCTGCTGACCCCATCTTCCTCATGCCATGGTTGGCACTTTACCGCACGCCACCTACGCTGCAAGGTTGCAACATCATAATCTCATCTCCTCTTGACCACCAACGCAAGCCTTGGCTTGGCTTGCTAAGATGATCAATCTTTTTGTATATAAGTATATTCTTTCTCTTCCCTTTCTCTTTACTGTTCACTTCCGTCACCATAGACCCTTTGTTTTCTCTAACttccttctctctttctctttctctaccTATCCCTATTAATTTCCTCTTTctgtcttcttcctttttctttcctctCAGGCctcccttctttttttctttcctcctcttcttttatcTCTACTCTGCTTTTACTGTTCACATACTTTTTCTTCTTACGTTTCTTCGTCTCTTCCTCTCACgggttcctcttcttcttccttttttttttttctgtttatttCTTCCAACATCCTTCTCTCTATTTTCCCCAAGCAAGGTTACTTGACCGTGACCTTGGCTTCATGGCACCACCACACGCCGCCGACCAAATGGATGCATGGATAAAACCATGCGCCGACGGAAAGCCATGGCTCGGCTTGTTGCGATCATCATCGATATATCCTTAACACAACGTCCAAAATCAATATAAGTTTCGACTTTAAATTTGCGTAGGAATAAGATTTTGATCCTCCAATTTGTGTAGGACTTGATGAAATACCCAAGTCGAGTGTTGGCGTTATGTGGTTTCATACAAATACTTTACTCAAATGCTGGTTCGTATATTCTCTGTATTGACTTGAAGCTAActattagcataaaatctgtaatcatgttatctgtaatgcgaaaaaacttttatttcaggattgaaatcaaataaaattaaatcTAATAATATTACGATATGTACCTTTCGTTGTTACGAAGAGAATACAGGGAAGTCGATACGCTGACTTCAATTTTGATGAAGAGAAATAAGAAGATGAGCTcatggaagaagacaaggagaTAATTAAGAACGACATGTAGTAGCAAATTTAAGAATATTTTCTCTTCCAGGAATCACCTTCACGAACTGTGTTCCCTTCCTCAAGTTCAGAGGAGCAGAAGGGCCACGATTATTACAAGGAATTGGCCCGGAAGTTCTATTTCAGAAACCGGTGTGCTTGGCACTTCCCCTCGTTTGCAGGAAAAGCTTCATGCACTACGAAGGGGCCTTCAGCATCAGTTTCCAGGTGATGGGAGTGCTCGCAGCAGATTTTTAAGGGAGTAATGCCGCAGTTTCTGCTTTGTGAGGAACTGAATGATGTGTTCTACACTGCGTAAAATAATAACAAAACACAATGTTATCAATCAATTCTCGCTGATCAGTCGCATGGCCTTTTTCAAATTGTATAAGTACTTCCTGACAAAAACAGGTGGAATTCTCCACTCactgtgatctctctctctctctctggttagATTTCTTTGTGTGGTTTCAAATAAGTTGTAGCAATGTAAACATATATGAGCCGAGAAACTCTTCCTTTTGATTTATTTTGAGTCACATAAGTGTGAGCTATATTTGCATCAGGAAAAAGCCCAAATTTACAATCCAGATTGCAGATGGCAGACAATCTAATGTGCATCACTTTGAACTTTGACAATATCTTATCAACACAGTTAGTGCTCAACAGGCAAATATTTTCTTCTATATATAGCTGTCTGAAAGCAGGGTTTAGGCGGTGCAAGAAATGATGATGCATCAGAAGCAGAGAAGATTTAGTGGTCATCTGTAGAGACAGGCTCGAAACGTTGGCATCCAGTAGTCCGGTCCGCAATTTTCTCGGTGGACTAGAGGAATGCAAGAAATAGGAACCAAGCAGAGTCCTTTGCTCCTCAAGTCAAGCTTCGCCTCtgctttctccttcctctccatcTCTCCCCAAGAACTGTGATCCTGAGATGAATCAATAAGAATCATGCCACTGTTAATTTTTTCTTAATTCTGCCGTAAGATTTAAGTGATGCGAATACCTTGCTAGCACTTGACTTCATAAATGGGTCACTCAGCAACTGCATGAACACATCAAGAGACCCCATAAGATTTATGCGTAAAACATGCTGAATTAACCCACTATGGTGCTGATGATTCTAAGAGTTGGGCAACAGTCGTTTAAGAACATTAAATTCTGGCCATTACAGAACACAATCATCATTTGCAGTGATTATGCACTTCGTAGAAGCTTACCTGTACTTGCTCTTGAAGAACTTCGATGCATTTAATCGTCTCGAGTAGCACTGATGCTGTGTCAGTCTGCCATGGAAGAATGGGCAGAGGATGAATTCATGTGGTATGGTGTGAGTGTCTGCATAAATATGTTCATACATGTGACTTTTACCTTCCCGAAAGGTGACACAAGTTGTTGCAGTGCAGTGATTTTATCTGCCAACCTGACCTTCGGTGCCTGCAACTAGTTCCCAAGAACAATATATTCTGCGTTAGATCTGTTCTTTGGATTTAGAATATTCCATGCATTACTTGCTTTCAGCTGATTTGCTGTCCTAATCACTCCATCAAACAAACTTTAAGATGCACCGAGTTTTCGTTCCATCGCTTTACCTTGAGAGATGAAACGGCTGAGTTCTCATGCTTGGACTTCTTCGACACAGTCTCTGAACTCTCCTCGGATCGTTTCTTCTTACCTTCACTTGCTCCAGAGACCATCCCATTCCCTCTAGTCTACAAGACAATAAAAGGAATAATGTTTGGGCTCATTTCTATATGTCAGTCAGGAAAAGAAGTTTTAGTGTAGCTTACAGAGGAACTATCATGTCCATGCTTCCTGGTATCAGATGAATCCGAGCCCTTCAAATAAGGCCTTGAGGGTCGTAGTACATCCACCGGTAGCTTGTTTAGACAGCCACTATAGGAGATGAGGTCCGACAAACTTCTCGTGCTTGTCCAAGGAAGGTCACTCGTCCCTGCTGCACAGAACTTGTTGTCGAGTCCCACGGCCGAAACCTGGTGGTAGCCAACGCCATTGCGTAGGAAAGAAGTTGCAGCAGCTCCCATGTCTTGGTGGTGGCTCTCTGCTTTGATAATGCGATCGTAATATGACATATGACCTGTACTTCTTCCCCTTGCCATATCACCGTCGGGATACGATGGGGAATGAAGAATCTCATGCTTGGCATGAGCGACATTTGATGTGGAATACTGAGCCATCGGTGGGGTGATAGGGAAACCGCAGGCTGATGGCGCAACATGGCGATCGAGCTGCGGGTTCGGAGGCGCAATAGACCGGTTGCTAACCATTTCCGATATGTCCTTGGTCACTCCTGCAACCTGGACCATCGTGCTTCCGGTGTAGTTGCCCAATTGGTTCTTGAGGCTGTTCAGCGACAGTGGGTTCGCGAATTCCCAGCTGCCGTCCAATTTCTTGAGGTAGTCACAAGCAGGTTCAAACATCTCGGCCGGCGTGAAGCCTTTGGAGGTCATCACTTCAAGCAGGTTctcgccgtcgtcgtcgtcgtggtTGCCGCGCATGTCTCCGCCGCTCCCGACATTTCTGAAACATCCAATTTCCAAGTTTAGCTCTCAGTTACTCATCCTGAAACACAATTGCTTCTGTTACCTATCAAAGAACAACAACGAGGGATCCATAGAGTGCATGAATGATCGAACTTTTTAGATCTGCGAATAAACTAAGGCACTGATTTGATGTGCGTTAAAGGAAGGTGGAAGGAAACGTTGATTTAAATGATGAAAAAGGAATAGGGGATCAATTTAAAGTGCGTCTTAAAGAATAGGATCCGCTCTTGAGACAAGAATCTTAATCTTTCTGCACCACACGCACCAACTAATATCTATATCTTCCCCtactatattttctttctatTAGTAGGCAGATTCTAGCCCACTAAGCTCAATCATGGAGACGGCTACTAGCCATAAACACTTACAATAGAACCTGGTTCCACAAATGGTGATTCTCCACTGGCTCGCCTGAGAggccgacggaggaggaattcatGCTGAGGCCCGAGTGGGGGGACACGTCGGTGAAGGAAGTGGTGTTGCAGACGGAGATGTTATCCTCGTCACACGACGAAGCGGAGCGGAGGCTCGGCCTTGGCCATTGGCTGACGCTGCTCCGAGTGGCGACGGAGTTGGCGGGGATCTCCCACCAGCTGTTGGCTGACACAGAGGAGGAGCTAGCAACCGAGGTCTCGAAGGCTTCTTCCGCCATGGCACGCGTGCATGTGGAGGCTTGTTTGGCTCAAGTGGCCGGGAAGAGGAGGGGATATAAAGGAGAACATAGCCAGCCGTTGGCGTGACATCAGCCCGTGGACACTGACGTATGCATTCGAATGGCGAGTGAAAAGGGAAGATCTATTGGGGGGCAAACAAGTATGCCTATCCTTGTGTTCTTTCCACTGAGGTTGCGTGCAATTATTATGGCGGAGAAGGGGCCAATGAAGGAGGGCGGTGTAAGGGCTTCTCTGCTTGCAggcaaagagaaagagaaagcatTTCTTCACGCAGCCTAAATTGCAGCTATTTATTCTTTCTTTATAGCCATGATTGGAGTCCAATGGAGACGGTGGAGAAGAAACAAAAGCCGGTGCTTATGGTTGTCTGACCCGAGCGAAGAATTTGGAAATGCTATGGACTCGAGGAATTCCTATTTGGACTAATCACCTGTTGGTCGTATTACAATTATGGCTACAATCTTCCCAAGTACCTGTAACCTTTTCACTGTTGACAGCGAAAGATCGATTTCCTCAGCTCTAGTTCTGATAACCACATTCTCGTGGTCCTCCTAGACAAGTTCTTATAGCCTACGCAAGTGAAAGATGATGCTTGGGCAAAAAGAGAGAATATTCTCTCGTCAAACAATTCTGACTCCCTCTTTCTTGATGTTCTGTATCTGATCCACAATGACTCTCGACCGTATatgtgtatgtacatatatgcatGATGGCATGAGACATGTACATGAATGTTTCAGTTGCCTAAGCTCCGAGTGTTCGAGTTACCAGCTGCTGATACTGAGGAGGCATATGAACATTAAAGCGTACAAAATAAAGGCAAAAGCAGCAAGGACAAGCTCGGAGCTGGTGGCGTTGGTGGAGTTTTAGAATTCAAAGGATGCAATTGATGGTCTCCTTGTTGCTTTTTCCAATAATTCTTGCAGGATATGTACGCAAAGAGAGATGAGTGTGAATAGAATAGAGATGAAGTGGTAAAGATAAAAAAAGGATCCTTTGATGTACaaaataaattgaaacaaaagagTGCAGAATTAGTGTTCTTGAGGATAGGAATTCTTCATTCGACGTTGGGCGGACTAAGATTAATTGTCTCGTGTGTTTAGGAAGGGAGAGGAACAATGTAGCTAATTGGTCATTTTTGGACCAGAGATCGTTCTCCAGGACTTGATTCTTTGGGTCGCGATGATGCAAATGGCTTcctcaaaagagagagagagagagagagagctgagaGAACTCGAAGAGAAAAAGGACCGATACATATTTCTCAGTAGCTCTACGTAGCAGCCGATATGACCATCCTTAACTATAGTGAAGCATTTCAGTCCCAATCTCCTTAGCAAGAAAGCATAGCATCAAGAGAAACAAGAGCTAAGTATAGTTCTTGTTCTAGCATGTAGTCATTCAAGTACCCTAAAGCTATGAGATGAAGGTTTAGTGGAAGATTAGTGCAGTACTCCATGCTTTGCTTACTAATATCGCCATGAATGGGGGGCACATAAGCGTCACATTAGCTGATTTATGTCAACTTGGAGAGAAACACGCATGCttcatccatctttcttcttaaaCCTCTCACAAACATGGCGATCAAATCGTCGAGCCTAGTCGGTCTTCTAAAGAAGGAGCTAACATATGTTCAACATGACATTATGTCACAATAATGCCCCATGCATGGCCGTAATGGGAAAAACAggaaatcacatttgtttagcAAGGCCGCATTTTTCTAGCTTATCTATATGCTAATTTTAATCTTGTATGATTGCTTAAGGTGGTGCAATCGTGTTCATGGTGGTTCCCCACCCTAACCCTCAATCCATATGACATATATTTCCACCAGAATTCCCTTTCGGATTGCACTCGCGAGGTTCTTTTCTCTATGATACCTACACGCAGGATGAACAAAATACGTAAGTGTGCTATAAAAATTCTCAAAAAGTAAAAGGCATGCATGCAGGGATATCTCTCATAATCAAATTAGTTTAGAATAAGATCGGCATAACTTTAATTAGGTAACACAAAAGGCATTGCACAAGGAAGAAAAGAATACTGAGACTCGGACGGCATTATTCCCAACTCAACTTGATGTCATTGTCAGGTGCTCATATATATCTACAGATCATATTAATCGGTATTATTGATGCATAACTTTTGAACGACGCCATGTCACTATGGTGAGGGAGATGAGATGGGCCTACACGCACGTAAGGGCACAATAATGAAGGTAGTGATAGCAATGCCATGGCTGCGACAATTGCAGAAAACTCAACCTCTTTCGTGAACACTGAAATAACCAAAAAGATTAGTGAAGCCATTATCTCACTTAGTGGTGGCCTTTTGTCGTTTAGTCAAAGGTTGAGAGGTCAGTGAGGTGCAGCGATGGTGGGCAAGATGGGGCCGCTTCTTTTGGAGGAGGCGGATGAGACAAAGGATGATTTGAGCAATAAGCACGCGAGAGTCTCCAAGTTGGATCAAAAGCTAAAGCACAAAACGGGAAGCTTGTTTACTTAATTACCGGCAATCTTAGGAGGGGTTTATCTAATCCATGTTGACCCTTCATTTGTCAATCATTTGAAGGCAGTAGAGTTGTATATACCTCTCCCTCTTTCTAAAAGCCACAGCACCAatgtcttccttctctctctctctctctctctctctctctctcttctcttgaaaGTGTGTCACTTCCCACCCAAGTTTGGTGGCGAGGGGTGACAAGAATGGGGTTCAGATGAAGACCAAGTGGGCAGGCGTCAACTTCTTGGCTGAGGACTACGGTTTATGGGTGAAGGAATCGATGGTGTGAAGGTTACCATGGTGGATGGGTGTTGAGTGAAGGAAGACTCTGAATGGTTTGGTCAACGGGATTGAAGCTTTTGGTTGAAGAGAGGAATGATGCTCTTGAGTGTATTGGTGGAGAGTCAAAAGATTTAAGTAGACTACTTGGAGTTGAACAATGCTAAGGCACTCGGAGCAGGCTCCTCTTTGGGTGGACTACTTTGGGATGTTGTCCTATAAATCCTTCAGTCAAAAAGCTCAAAGAAAGTGAGTTTGACAGCTTcctcgcatatatatatatataacattgttTTAAATGTTCACATAAAACATTGTTTGATACATATACATTTAGAGTCAGTCAATGACATTAATTAGATTCTCTCTTTAGCATTTTTTATTActctaaatttaattttaatatgtaCAATTTCCTAAAAAATTATCTGGCAACACTACTAATTTGTTTGATAACTTTGTTTCAATATAATAAAATTCAGAAGGGCATGTGTAGGAataacattaataataataatgatctaTATTTTTGATTTGCGATAGAGGCTTTTGAACTAACTTAAATTTTACGAGTAAACTTATCGAGGGAATCTCATAAGAAATGTATTATGAACTAAATAAGTACCTAGATATTTCATCGATCACAAATTTTATGATTAGTAGTAAGGTCACAATTAGGAGGaaagaaaatattagatttaGTGTTGTTGATGTTAAGAAGAGTGATATGGGAGAAGAGGTCAAGAATTTTAACCATACTAATACACAACTTTTCATTGgccctaataaaaaaatataatagtttTTACACATAAGttaaaatgataaattttattataatctttTAAATCTTTAAGCAAGTTGAAATATTTGTTGGACCATCTTGTCTAATATCTACAGCACCCAAACTAATTGAAAGTGGATTCATTAATCAAATAACTAAAAAGGAGATTACACAAACTCCATTAAAGTCTATACTAATGATATTAGGAAGGAGATTAGCAATCATCTTAGATAATAGTTTATAAATAATGTTATAGAATGTAGTGGGCCATATACTCTTCTAACCCACcatagtttattttttttatatataatcaaaAGAAGGATGGCTTTCTCCAACTAGATGGTAGAAGACTATCCTTGTGGAAAGTGTAGAGTACAATCATAGTGTCACAAAAAGCCTTATAAAATCCTTAATGGCCATAATAAAGGAGAATTATTTTGACATCGTAATAGCAAATCTTATCTGATAAGTTGAGATAAGGTTTCTAGTCCGAAGGAAGTGGGGGTCTTAAAATTAGAGACTTATATATCACCAACTCCTCTATTAAAGCTAAAAGAGCTAACCCTTCCATTGTTCAAGGAGGAGAAGATACCTTGAGTTCAAATATTAATCACTAAATATGGTGATTTTAACCATGGTATAACTTTAGATTCAACAATCCTTGTAAAACTTGTAGACATATTAACAGCATGATGGATAGCGTTAAACTGGGGCTTAGAAAATTTATAGAGAATGATAAAGCTGCTCATATTTGGAATGAACTTTCGATTGATAACGCTTCCCTATCCCATTGGCCTATCTTATTGTTTTTAATGTGAATGAAGTGCTGAGTGTCCAATCGATTGTTGATCGGTGATTGCTGGAATATGTCTTCTGAACATATTGTTTCACCCATTCTTAGTTGCTAGAATTGTTTCACTTTCTTTAATTTACTAAAGATATTTGGGAATTATCCATAGATGTGAAAGTAATGAATTTTATGTTCCTTTGTAGAGAAAGGAATATGTATGCAATCAgtgcactattttttttttttttttgggagaagAAGCTTTCCACATGATGTactcaacattttcttttttgataatttaataaaaaaattttattgaGCTTTTATCGAATGGTATCCTCTATATTGGTTTTCGGgggtttttttttatttggatgaGAGTACCCTCCAATTTTTACTGAAATGATTTGATTATAtatgttattaaaaaaattaattttgataattaattatcataaaattatcaaaaatatataaaaaaatactaattatcttataatcataaaactaatttttatatatttttaaaaaattatgataatttgttaTCTAAACTAAGAATCTTTTTTAATAACATATGTTCTTCgtccaaataaaaataaaatgatgccaTCAAGTAAAAGTGAATACGGGGGTATCGCTCCTGATCTAGCGGAAAGCCatggataatataatattataatcataTTAATTTTCTTATAAGAA
Coding sequences within:
- the LOC135672523 gene encoding uncharacterized protein LOC135672523 isoform X2, with the translated sequence MAEEAFETSVASSSSVSANSWWEIPANSVATRSSVSQWPRPSLRSASSCDEDNISVCNTTSFTDVSPHSGLSMNSSSVGLSGEPVENHHLWNQVLLNVGSGGDMRGNHDDDDGENLLEVMTSKGFTPAEMFEPACDYLKKLDGSWEFANPLSLNSLKNQLGNYTGSTMVQVAGVTKDISEMVSNRSIAPPNPQLDRHVAPSACGFPITPPMAQYSTSNVAHAKHEILHSPSYPDGDMARGRSTGHMSYYDRIIKAESHHQDMGAAATSFLRNGVGYHQVSAVGLDNKFCAAGTSDLPWTSTRSLSDLISYSGCLNKLPVDVLRPSRPYLKGSDSSDTRKHGHDSSSTRGNGMVSGASEGKKKRSEESSETVSKKSKHENSAVSSLKAPKVRLADKITALQQLVSPFGKTDTASVLLETIKCIEVLQEQVQLLSDPFMKSSASKDHSSWGEMERKEKAEAKLDLRSKGLCLVPISCIPLVHRENCGPDYWMPTFRACLYR
- the LOC135672523 gene encoding uncharacterized protein LOC135672523 isoform X1 codes for the protein MAEEAFETSVASSSSVSANSWWEIPANSVATRSSVSQWPRPSLRSASSCDEDNISVCNTTSFTDVSPHSGLSMNSSSVGLSGEPVENHHLWNQVLLNVGSGGDMRGNHDDDDGENLLEVMTSKGFTPAEMFEPACDYLKKLDGSWEFANPLSLNSLKNQLGNYTGSTMVQVAGVTKDISEMVSNRSIAPPNPQLDRHVAPSACGFPITPPMAQYSTSNVAHAKHEILHSPSYPDGDMARGRSTGHMSYYDRIIKAESHHQDMGAAATSFLRNGVGYHQVSAVGLDNKFCAAGTSDLPWTSTRSLSDLISYSGCLNKLPVDVLRPSRPYLKGSDSSDTRKHGHDSSSTRGNGMVSGASEGKKKRSEESSETVSKKSKHENSAVSSLKLQAPKVRLADKITALQQLVSPFGKTDTASVLLETIKCIEVLQEQVQLLSDPFMKSSASKDHSSWGEMERKEKAEAKLDLRSKGLCLVPISCIPLVHRENCGPDYWMPTFRACLYR